One stretch of Balneola sp. MJW-20 DNA includes these proteins:
- a CDS encoding DsrE family protein: MKTYSLVVAIASTLLLSLMTMNASGQEAQFPIVKGFGGIYEIENAVLPESGDEYKIVIDLKTLQRDKESINPGLNNVARMMNLHILGGVNKEDLKVVVAVHGGATDTILNNDGYRRKYDLDNPNIPLIAALIEAGAEIYVCGQSLLSRQYPQNEVNDQVKIGLSMLTVVTTHMNQGYNLLVFD, from the coding sequence ATGAAAACGTACTCTTTGGTTGTCGCAATTGCGTCAACGCTGCTGCTCTCACTAATGACAATGAACGCCTCCGGACAAGAAGCACAATTCCCGATAGTAAAGGGTTTTGGCGGGATCTATGAGATTGAGAATGCCGTTCTGCCGGAATCCGGAGACGAATATAAGATTGTGATTGACCTCAAAACGCTTCAGAGAGATAAAGAGAGCATAAACCCTGGTTTAAATAACGTTGCCCGGATGATGAATCTTCACATCCTTGGAGGAGTAAATAAAGAGGACCTAAAGGTAGTGGTAGCCGTACATGGGGGTGCAACCGACACGATCCTGAATAATGATGGTTACAGGCGTAAATATGATCTCGATAACCCGAATATCCCTCTGATAGCTGCACTCATAGAAGCCGGAGCAGAGATCTATGTGTGTGGACAATCACTGCTTTCCAGACAATATCCGCAAAATGAAGTGAACGATCAGGTAAAGATCGGTCTGTCTATGCTAACGGTTGTAACTACACATATGAACCAAGGTTATAACTTACTGGTTTTCGATTAG
- a CDS encoding asparagine--tRNA ligase: MVYVNQLSEHKDQSVTLKGWVYNVRSSKSLVFIELRDGTGITQCVVSQDDVEEKVWEDSNALRQESSLEITGTVKEDDRSVGGYEMHVSDIRVIQVAEDYPITPKEHGVEFLMNNRHLWLRSQRQWAAMRVRNEIIFAIHTFFQNRNFVQMDSPIFTPNEAEGSTTLFETDYFEEKAYLAQTGQLYGEAMAMAHGLIYTFGPTFRAEKSKTRRHLTEFWMIEPEMAYYDLNMNMDLAEDMIRFIVKTVLENRAKELEILERDTSSLEPLVNKPFERMTYTEAVDILKSDKTAAMLDDMMESREQEKEDLLEEKEEIAKEHGSAKKWRKKQIESRQLEISARIDQIEEDMRNIPGWKKSARNFEWGNDFGGSDETVLMMQFNVPLMVTHWPAEIKAFYMKRDESGKHALGVDVLAPEGYGEIIGGSQREDDLELMRTRIEEEGLDEETFDWYLDLRKYGTVPHSGFGLGLERTVAWICGLSHVRETIPFPRMMGRLRP, translated from the coding sequence ATGGTATACGTAAACCAATTATCAGAACACAAAGATCAGTCTGTCACCCTTAAAGGCTGGGTGTATAACGTCAGAAGCAGCAAAAGCCTGGTTTTTATTGAACTCAGAGATGGTACCGGTATAACACAGTGTGTGGTGTCTCAGGATGATGTTGAAGAAAAGGTATGGGAAGACTCCAATGCGCTCAGACAGGAAAGTTCTCTCGAGATCACCGGTACGGTAAAAGAAGATGACCGTAGTGTGGGTGGATATGAGATGCACGTAAGTGATATCAGGGTGATCCAGGTCGCGGAGGATTACCCTATCACTCCAAAAGAGCATGGAGTTGAGTTTCTGATGAATAACCGTCACCTGTGGCTGAGAAGTCAGCGTCAATGGGCAGCGATGAGGGTCAGAAATGAGATCATCTTTGCGATTCATACATTCTTTCAGAACAGGAACTTTGTTCAGATGGATTCACCGATCTTTACGCCGAATGAGGCAGAGGGATCAACCACACTTTTTGAGACCGACTACTTTGAAGAAAAAGCTTATCTCGCTCAAACTGGTCAGCTGTACGGAGAAGCCATGGCTATGGCACACGGTCTGATCTACACCTTTGGTCCTACATTCAGAGCAGAAAAGAGCAAGACACGCCGCCATTTAACAGAATTCTGGATGATCGAACCCGAAATGGCTTATTATGATCTGAATATGAACATGGATCTTGCAGAAGATATGATCCGGTTCATTGTGAAGACCGTACTCGAAAACCGTGCAAAAGAACTAGAGATCCTGGAAAGAGATACTAGTTCTCTTGAGCCGCTGGTAAATAAACCATTCGAACGTATGACCTATACGGAAGCAGTCGATATTCTTAAGAGTGATAAGACTGCTGCAATGCTGGATGATATGATGGAATCCAGAGAACAGGAAAAAGAAGATCTCCTAGAAGAAAAGGAAGAGATCGCAAAAGAGCATGGGTCTGCTAAGAAGTGGAGAAAGAAACAGATCGAATCCCGTCAGTTAGAGATCTCAGCGAGAATCGACCAGATTGAAGAGGATATGAGAAACATTCCGGGATGGAAGAAATCAGCCAGAAACTTTGAGTGGGGTAATGATTTCGGAGGATCGGACGAAACGGTTCTCATGATGCAATTCAATGTTCCGCTGATGGTCACACACTGGCCGGCTGAGATCAAAGCTTTCTACATGAAGCGGGATGAAAGTGGTAAACACGCCCTGGGAGTGGATGTGCTTGCACCAGAGGGATACGGTGAGATCATAGGCGGAAGCCAGCGTGAAGACGATCTGGAGCTTATGAGAACCCGTATTGAGGAAGAAGGACTGGATGAAGAGACCTTTGATTGGTACCTGGATCTGAGGAAATACGGTACGGTACCTCATTCCGGTTTCGGTCTGGGACTGGAAAGAACCGTCGCATGGATCTGCGGTTTGTCTCACGTCAGAGAAACTATTCCGTTCCCTCGTATGATGGGCCGCTTAAGACCCTGA
- a CDS encoding M16 family metallopeptidase, producing MENIKEIDFVTKTQLDNGLRIVTENIESVKSISIGIWVKTGSRNETEKQAGITHFLEHMLFKGTDSRSAYDIALSMESVGGYLNAFTSSEYTCYYARCLNTQLEKALDVLSDMVLNPSFPEEEVEKEKKVVIEEMKMYRDSPDDYLFEEFSSKMFEGHELGRPVIGFEDTVSGFTRQDLYDYMSERYFPGNLLISVAGNVDHDKVVSLSEIYFSKLKDRDDQARNSSLPDLKTGLDIRLTKDIEQTHYVYGRRGLYFDHEDKYLLLLANTVLGGGMSSRLHQNIREKYGYCYSVQTFNQSYTDSGLWGIYVGTDQNYLEHVHELVQKELDLIKEKKVPAKELAEAKSQLKGKLLLSQESTSNRMTRLAKSELYFGRFVTLDELVENIDSVTSDDLMAFAQEFFDSEQFVRAVLTPQN from the coding sequence ATGGAAAACATCAAAGAGATCGATTTTGTGACCAAGACGCAGCTTGATAACGGTCTGCGCATTGTAACAGAGAATATTGAGAGCGTTAAAAGTATTTCGATTGGCATTTGGGTAAAGACCGGAAGCCGGAATGAAACCGAAAAACAGGCCGGTATCACCCATTTTCTGGAACATATGCTATTCAAAGGTACCGATAGCCGGTCAGCCTACGATATTGCCTTAAGTATGGAATCGGTGGGTGGCTATCTGAATGCATTCACGTCATCCGAGTATACCTGCTATTACGCCAGATGTCTCAACACTCAGCTGGAGAAAGCCCTGGATGTACTTTCGGATATGGTCTTGAATCCATCTTTTCCGGAAGAAGAGGTGGAAAAGGAGAAGAAAGTCGTCATTGAGGAAATGAAGATGTACCGTGATTCACCGGATGACTACCTTTTCGAGGAATTCAGTTCAAAGATGTTCGAGGGACACGAATTAGGCCGTCCGGTTATTGGATTTGAAGACACGGTATCCGGATTTACCCGTCAGGATCTGTATGACTATATGAGTGAACGCTATTTCCCGGGAAATTTACTGATCTCAGTAGCCGGAAATGTAGATCATGACAAGGTCGTATCTCTTTCAGAGATCTATTTCTCAAAGCTCAAGGACAGAGACGATCAGGCCCGAAACAGTTCACTTCCAGACCTGAAAACAGGACTCGATATCCGTCTTACAAAAGATATTGAACAGACACACTATGTATATGGTCGCAGAGGGCTCTATTTCGACCATGAAGATAAATACCTGCTTTTACTGGCTAATACCGTATTGGGTGGAGGGATGAGTTCCCGTCTCCATCAGAATATCAGAGAAAAATATGGCTACTGCTATTCGGTACAGACTTTTAACCAGTCTTATACCGATTCAGGACTCTGGGGAATATATGTAGGTACTGATCAGAACTACCTGGAACATGTGCACGAGCTCGTTCAGAAAGAACTGGATCTGATAAAGGAGAAAAAAGTGCCGGCAAAAGAACTGGCAGAAGCCAAATCACAGCTTAAAGGTAAATTATTACTTTCACAGGAAAGTACCAGTAACCGTATGACCCGTCTGGCAAAGTCGGAACTGTATTTTGGAAGGTTCGTCACCCTTGATGAACTGGTTGAGAATATTGACTCAGTCACTTCCGACGATCTGATGGCATTTGCACAGGAATTTTTTGATTCAGAGCAATTTGTCAGAGCCGTACTTACCCCGCAGAATTAA
- the pnp gene encoding polyribonucleotide nucleotidyltransferase: MKEDFRSVEFAPGKVLSIETGRIAKQADGAVVVRMGDTMVLCTAVSAKEPKPGQDFFPLTVDHRESFSAAGKFPGGFIKREGRPSEKEILSSRLIDRSLRPLFPKGYVNDTQIISSVLSSDGENDGDVLGGVGASTALHLSDVPFDGPMAEVRVGRVDGEFIINPTISELEKSDIDMIVGGTADSVLMMEGEMEEISEKEMLGAIKAAHDAIITLCEFQKELREEFGKPKREFVAPTNPEEIENKVNELATEKIREVVNIGLGKEEYNEKIKEIKDGVVAELEEEYEEEIGTVKKILSTIEKDELRNMILEKKKRIDGRSPEDIRDIWTQVGYLARTHGSSLFTRGETQALVSVTLGTKRDEQSVDTLFDEEAKQFMLHYNFPPYSVGEAGFLRGPGRREIGHGHLAERALRKLMPSFDEFGYVIRVISDITESNGSSSMASVCGGSMALMDAGVPLKKPVAGIAMGMIVGENNTVVLSDIRGEEDFMGDMDFKTAGSADGITACQMDMKVQGISFEVLEEALEQAHAGRMHILGKMAETITEPRGQLSEFAPQFLKMEIDGDSIGSVIGPGGKVIQTLQKETDTEIWIEEDESGKGQITISADSLDKAENAKNRIKAIVGHLEEGEIYKGVVKTIKDFGAFVEIAPNRDGLLHISEIDNKRVENVSDYFKVGDEIEVKLLKIEPGNKLRLSRKVLLDQED, from the coding sequence AGCTGCCGGTAAGTTTCCCGGTGGATTCATAAAAAGAGAAGGCCGTCCTTCAGAAAAGGAGATCCTCTCCAGTCGTCTGATCGACCGTAGCCTTCGTCCATTATTCCCAAAGGGTTACGTTAATGATACGCAGATCATAAGCAGCGTACTCTCTTCTGATGGTGAAAATGACGGTGATGTGCTGGGAGGCGTTGGTGCTTCTACAGCTTTACACCTTTCTGACGTACCATTCGACGGCCCGATGGCCGAAGTAAGAGTTGGTCGGGTGGATGGTGAATTCATCATTAATCCAACCATCAGTGAGCTCGAAAAGAGTGACATTGATATGATCGTAGGCGGTACTGCCGACAGTGTGCTGATGATGGAGGGTGAGATGGAGGAGATCTCTGAAAAAGAGATGCTTGGAGCTATCAAGGCAGCTCACGACGCTATTATCACTCTGTGTGAATTTCAGAAAGAGCTCAGAGAAGAATTTGGTAAGCCCAAAAGAGAATTTGTTGCGCCTACCAATCCTGAAGAGATCGAAAATAAAGTTAATGAACTGGCTACGGAGAAGATTCGTGAGGTAGTCAACATCGGATTGGGCAAAGAGGAATACAACGAGAAGATCAAAGAGATCAAAGATGGCGTTGTAGCTGAGCTCGAAGAAGAATATGAAGAAGAGATCGGAACCGTTAAGAAGATCCTGAGCACGATCGAGAAAGATGAGCTCAGAAATATGATCCTTGAGAAGAAGAAAAGAATTGACGGGCGTTCTCCTGAAGACATCCGGGATATCTGGACTCAGGTAGGATACCTGGCACGTACACACGGTTCTTCTCTGTTCACACGTGGAGAAACACAGGCTCTTGTTTCAGTTACCCTCGGTACCAAAAGAGATGAGCAAAGTGTTGATACACTTTTTGACGAAGAAGCCAAGCAGTTTATGCTGCATTACAACTTCCCTCCATACAGTGTGGGTGAAGCAGGATTTTTAAGAGGTCCCGGACGTCGTGAGATCGGCCACGGGCATCTTGCAGAAAGAGCTCTTAGAAAATTAATGCCTTCTTTTGATGAATTCGGTTACGTGATCCGCGTGATTTCCGACATTACCGAATCAAACGGTTCCTCTTCCATGGCATCTGTTTGCGGTGGCTCAATGGCACTGATGGACGCTGGTGTTCCTCTTAAAAAGCCGGTTGCAGGTATTGCAATGGGTATGATCGTTGGAGAAAATAACACTGTGGTCTTATCCGATATCCGCGGAGAGGAAGACTTCATGGGCGATATGGACTTTAAGACCGCCGGTTCTGCCGACGGTATCACAGCCTGCCAGATGGATATGAAAGTACAGGGTATTTCCTTTGAAGTACTGGAAGAAGCTCTGGAGCAGGCTCATGCCGGAAGAATGCATATTCTCGGTAAAATGGCAGAGACCATTACTGAACCAAGAGGTCAGCTTTCTGAATTTGCACCTCAGTTCCTGAAAATGGAGATCGACGGCGATAGCATCGGTTCTGTGATCGGTCCTGGCGGTAAAGTAATTCAGACTCTTCAGAAAGAAACAGATACAGAAATCTGGATCGAAGAAGACGAAAGCGGAAAAGGTCAGATCACCATCTCTGCCGACAGCCTTGATAAAGCTGAAAACGCTAAGAACAGAATTAAAGCTATTGTAGGCCACCTGGAAGAAGGTGAGATCTATAAAGGTGTAGTTAAGACCATTAAAGACTTTGGTGCTTTTGTGGAGATCGCTCCAAACCGCGATGGTCTGCTGCATATTTCGGAGATCGACAATAAGCGTGTAGAGAACGTTTCTGATTACTTTAAAGTAGGAGACGAGATCGAAGTTAAACTGCTTAAGATCGAGCCGGGTAACAAACTACGTCTGTCCAGAAAAGTTCTTCTCGATCAAGAAGACTAA